AACCCTCATTTGTGTACAACCTCATCTTGCAAAACTTCTGCTGATGGAAACTAAAAGCTGCCAAAGCATTCCAATCGCAAAGATAATACTCCACAATGCCTATTAACCTTATTGATGGCAAAAGGACCTACATGTTACACAATCGGATATGGGGATCGTACTCTTGAGGAATTCATATCCCTGATACTGAACAGCAATATCACCCACCTTATAGATGTAAGGCATTATCCCCATTCATGGATGGAGGATTTTGACAAGGAATCATTGCAGACAATACTTCCAAAGAATGGGATCGCTTATGTGCACTGTGCCGGGGTGGGTGGCATGCGGGAAAGCTCTTACAGTGAATATATGGAAACAGAAGAATTCAACAACAGTTTTACCAGGCTTGTTGCTTTCATATTGGAAGTAAATAGCATAGATGGAAACCCGGTCTTAATGTGTGCTGAAAAGAATCCTAAGGACTGCCACAGGAGATACCTGGCACAGCACCTGGAACAACAATCGGGAATAGAAATAGTGCATCTGACCGAGACAGGTCAGATGGATCTGTGTTCTTTTTTCTGATAGTTATTACATTGACCGAAGACGAGCTACCCTTTCTTCAGTTGCAGGATGTGTCCGGAACAGATTGCTTAAGCCGCCTCCTTTCAGAGGATTGACTATGAACATGTGGGCAGTATTGTCCGATGCCTGCACATCTCCCCGCCTTGGCCGGTAGAGAGTCGCACCAGATTCCAGCTTTTCCAGTGCACTTGCTAGAGCCCATGGTTTTTTAGATATCCTTGCTCCCTCTTCATCGGCAGCAAACTCCCTTGATCTGGATATGGCAAGCTGGATGATGGTGGCTGCAAGAGGGGCTACAATGGCCAATGCTAAAAAGCCAAGTATATTGTTACTTCCTTCTTCATCACGACCTCCTAGTCCCCCAAATATGGCTGCCCACTGTACCCATGTGGCGATCATGGAGATAACACCTGCAATGGTCGCTGCGATCGCACTAATCAGCGTGTCCCTGTTTTTCACATGAGCCATTTCATGTGCCAGTACGCCCTCAAGCTCTTCTGTGGTCAGAAGGTCCAATATACCTGTAGTGGCAGCTACAGCTGCATGCTTGGGATCTCTGCCGGTTGCAAAGGCATTGGGCATAGCCGTATGGACTATATAGACCTTGGGCATGGGCATGTCTGCAAGGGTTGCAAGCTTCTTCACTATGTTGTGCAGTTGTGGATGTTCTGAAGCAGTTACCTCTTGTGCCTTGTACATGCGCAGTACGATCTTATCACTGTACCAGTAAGTACCGAAGTTCATGATTATAGCAAATAAAAAGGCTATAATCATTCCCGAAGGCCCTCCGATGAGCCTTCCCACTATGACCAGCAGACCGGTCAAAGATGCCAATAACAAAGTTGTTTTTAGCATGTTTCCCATATTGTTTTTACCTCAAGGATCTCTTTTGAATTTCTCATAAATTTACATATACTATATGTATGTCCATCTATAAAAATAGATCTGCTCAGAATAAATATATAAATTTAGTGTAAAAAGTGGTATGTCACGCTCACATCTCTTCGATGGTGATGTTCTCCTCTTTTTCCATCTCAATGATAAGAGCTTCCAGTTCTTTCATTTCCTGCTCCATATCCTGTACCTCAGTGTCGGTTATACTTACATTGCCTTCCGATAATATCGCATCAGCAGCCGCAGTATTATTTGTAAGAGATATTTGAGATGAGGGTGCTTCAGAAGCAGTATCACTTTTATCTGCACATCCGGAAATTACAAGGCCACAGGCCATAATGACAAGGATATAAATACTAGCATATTTAATATTTTATTCCTCCTGTGAACTATATTCTTCGGGACCACTTTCAAATCGGGAAGCCCAGTGTTTGCTTTCTTCGCCAGTGACTGCCGTATATGTGCCTTCTCCTGAAAGTACAGTGCTTCCGTTTCCTTCGATTTTCAGATCAAGTTCTGTACCTTTTATCATAACCGTAAGCCTGCTACCCGAAATGCTCACTTTGGCTGTAAGGTCAGAATATACCAGTGCTCTCTTTTGCTCAGCCTCAAGGGAATTATCTAGTTCCAGGACTATTTCAGAACCATTGCTGATCTTTATTTTTGCATCGCCTGCATGGTCCTTGATCACAAGCTGCGCATCATCTATTGTCATCTCTGCGGCTATATCTCCTGAAAGTACAGCAGTACCATTGCCTTTTGCCAGAAGTGTGCCATCACCATTAAGGGAAACTACTCCCTGCCTGTAAGTTTGAAGGATCCGAGATATCCTAGAGAGCACAGCATTTGCATCTTTGAGGTTCTCTGCCGAAGCACTCCAATATTTCCCTGAAGTGTCACCACCATTCTGATACGTCTCTCTTGCACGTTCCCTATTCTGCCGGGCTTGTTCTATAAGACCATTGTATTCCAGGAGCAATTCTTCAAGTTCTGAAGTATCCTCTCCCTGATTTTGAAGTATTTCCACTTCCAGCGAAAGGCGCTCTGAAAGAGAGGTGGACTTGTTCAGATAAATCTCAACTTTATCATCTACGAATTTTACCCTTGTCTTGTAGGCGTCTTTCACGGCATCTCTCCAGATATCATGAATATTCCTGGCCGACTTAGCGAGTTCCTTGGTTGTGGTAGCATTTTCAACAATATACTTTTCAGCATCAAGTTTAGAGATATGGTCATCGAGGTCAGCAATGATCTCATCGGCATCTTCTCTCTGAGATTCATCCACTTTCTCCTTAAGGTCTTCTAAATTAGATATTGTATAATCAATGGTTTCAAGCAAATAGGCCTGCCTTACCTCAAAAACTTCCTTTGAAGAAGCATTGATCTTACCACTGTTCATGTTGACATTTATTTGCTGTAATTTTTCCTTTGCAGCAAAATAATCATCTCTGTTCTTTTGCTGTCTTTCAGTGGCACCTTTGTCATCCGGATCATCATTGCCACTTACCGATACACGGTTCTGTTCCCCTCCCTGGTTCCCTGCTGCATTACCCTGGCTTCCCATCCCATTGTTGCCATTACCTCCTCCGGATGCAGCAAAGGCACCAGTTGAGAAAACACTCATCAACATCAGCATAATAGTAACGTAAGTAAATAATTTCATGACTTTCGTTTTTATCTCCCCTTGTATTTTTATCTCCCCTTATATTTTTATGTCCCCATGTAGATAGATATATTGATAAGCACTTTTAGTGGTTTAGTCGTTCTGTAGAAACCTACTACTGTAGAGATTCCTACAGAACCAAAGAAATCATTTTTTCAAATTATGATTCACTGTTGCAGTAATCATAGTTGTGTTCATAGTTGTAAGCTTTGGGGTCGCATACACCGGTGTTTATACATTCTCCATCACAGATTCTATCACGGTCGCAGTCTTCAATGCAATTCCCATTATTGGCCATCTTTCCTCCATTCCCGCCTTCTCCTGCTTTTCCAGACACTGCTCCGATCACCAACATGCTCACGATCAGGAGTGCAACGGAAATATAAGTGATTGTTCGTATAGTTCTCAGTTCCATTTCTCCTTTGTTCTAGATAAGACGTTTTTCGTCAATTACTATGTAAGGATATTCAAATAAATACATACTTTACTTTATAGCTGTTTTTCTTTTATATGAAGAAGGATATAAGGGTTAATTTGCTTTATTTTACTTGAATAAACTTTATAAATGCCCAGATGACAGATGATGGAAAAGATTTACATATCTTGTTGGTTAATATAAAATTGTGCCTTCCAAAAAAACTAAAAATAGAATATATCATTTGTTGATACTTATATTCTTATGTTTGTTTGTTCTCCCAATGGCGGAGGCCGCGGAAGTCGCAACAGTCCATGGTGCAGTATATGATTGGGAGACCTTCAAGCTTCTGGAGAACACAATTGTTGAAGTGAACTCCACACCTCCGCAGTCACAGGTAGCCAAATATGGTCTCTACTCCTTTGATCTGCCGATGGGCATCTACATCCTCAAAGCAAGTTATTATGAGAATGGTGAACTGGCCTCATACAGAGAAGAAATGCTCAATATTACAGATGGAGGAGACTATCTGCTGGACATGTTGCTTCTACCGGCTTATCCTGAAAGCAATTTGAATGATAGTGACCTTCCGGAGATTCCGACACTGATAGAAGAAGAAAATCCCCTTCCGGGGAATAATGGCTCTAAAAGCACCATTTTCTTAATAGTGGCAGGCTCGTTGCTAATTGCAGGTGCAATCGTATTTTTGGTATTGAAAAAGAAACAAAGTTCTCAGAAAGCCTATCTGGAAACCAGTTTATATGAAACTGAATACTCAGGTTCAGAGAATACAACTGATGATGGTGTATCGCTGCCGCAAGACCTTCAACAGGTAGTCAACATCATAAAAGCCAATGGAGGACGTATTACTCAAAGAGAACTTCGTAACAAGATACATTATTCAGAGGCTAAAGTAAGCCTTATGATATCTGATCTTGAGAACAGGGGCATTGTCGAGAAATATAAAAAAGGAAGGGGTAACATCATAGTACTCAAATATGCAGAACACCAAAATATATAATTGTGTTAAGTACCTATGTTTTTCAAAATAGATAATCATTTCAAATAAAACGAGGCAGCACATGCGAGTTTCTATGGATATAGAATTACAGGATGCTCCAGGACAACTGGTGCATGCACTGAAGCCAATATCTGAGTTCAGGGGCAACCTGGTCTCTGTGGTACATCATCATGAGAAAAGAACTCCAAGAGGTACCATTCCTGTACAAGTGGTATTTGAGACAGAGTCCCTGAGCATAACTACTCTTATAACCAAGCTGGAAAATCTTGGTGTGGGAGTGATCCGGGTAAATGAAGAGAGGTATCTAGAAAGAGGGACAGTCGTGCTCATAGGTCATATAGTGCACACAGACCTGGAAGACACTATCGATACGATTGATAAAACTGGATATGCAGAAGTAGTTGAACTGCATCTTTCTATGCCCAGCATAAATAAATCATCCTCTGCCTCATTCAAGCTTGATGCCGTCGGAAAGAAAGAATTGAGGGATGCAATATCATTGCTAAGGTCGATAGCCCAGAAAAAAGACCTTGTGCTGATAGAACCCATTGAGAGTGAGATCCTGTGAGGTCATAAAATGAAAACAATAAAGGCATCAATAATTGGTTTTGGCTCTGTTGGACAGGGAGTGGCAAGAGTATTGCTCCGCAAGAAAGAGGAATTCAGATCAATTGGCCTTGAAATTATGGTTGTGGCAGTGGCAGATTCAAAGACTGCTGTAGTTGATCTGGAAGGTGTGGACCTTGCAACGGTGCTTGAGCGCAAGGAATCAGAAGGTGTGGTGGGTGATGCCCATATCACAGGCCATGATATCATCCGTGACATAGAACACGATCTGGTCATAGAAACAACTCCTACTAATATAGATACCGGTGGTGTGGGACTGCAGAACATGCTTACTGCATTCAGTAAAAAAAGGCATGTGGTAACATCCAATAAAGGACCACTTGCTTTAAAATACAGGGAACTTGCAGCACTGGCAGAGAAGTCTGGTTGCGCTTTCAGGTTTGAAGCAACCGTGGGAGGTGCAATGCCTTTGCTCAATCTTGTGAGGGATACTCTGGCAGGTAATGATGTTATCAGTATAGAAGGCATATTCAATGGCACCTGTAATTATATCCTTACTCGTATGATGGAAGAGCACGCAACCTATGAGCTCATGCTTGCAGAGGCACAGGAACTGGGTATAGCGGAAAAGGACCCTGCCTATGACGTGGAAGGCATAGACACAGCATGCAAGCTTGTGATCCTTGCAAATGCTATTTTTGGAATAGATGCCACGTACAAAGATGTGCAGGTTACAGGTATCTCTCGCATCACTCCTGAGGCGTTGATGCTGGCCGAGACCGATGGTTATGTTATAAAGCTCATAGGAGAGGTCAACAAGCAGAGGATCCAGGTAGCTCCACGGCTTGTACCAATAGGCCATCCGCTAGCGGTAGGTGGAACTATGAATGTAGCCTCGCTGCAAACCGATCTTGCCGGACCCGTTATAGTTGTTGGCAGAGGTGCAGGTTCCATAGAGACAGCAAGCGCTATTCTCAGCGATATTGTTTCCATTTGCAAGGAATAAAAGCTGATCACAATGACAAGCTTCAGGGAGTTCTGCAGGACATGTAAAGTCATAGAAGAAACAGCCGGATCTCTGGATATGACAGCTCTTGTGGCAGAGCTCTTCTCTCTTGTGACAAGTGAGGAGTTGCCGGTAGTAACTCATTTTGTCATGGGCGAAGTCTTTCCCGCATGGAGTGATGAAGAAGTAGGCCTGGGCACAGGTATTCTTCTCAATGCACTTTCCAAATCATCAGGTCTGCCAGTGAAGGAAATAGAAGACGTAGTAAGGGAAACCGGAGATATAGGCAAGACTACAGTGAAAGTTCTGGGCAAAATATCTAAGGGGCAGGCTACTTTTTCTTCGTTTTTAGACTCACCTGTGGAACTAAGCATCATGGAAGTCTATGAAAGATTCAAGGACATAGCCCATGCAACAGGCAAGGGGTCCCAGACATCCAGGATAAAGCATCTACAATATCTTTTTAACTCGGCGTCTGCTGAAGATGTTGGGTATATAGCCAGGCTTGCCATAGAGGACATGAGGATAGGTGTGGGAGAAGGTATTGTCAGGGATGCCATTGCAAAGGCTTTTGAAGTTCCCGTAGCATCCGTTGAAAGAGGCTTCATGCTCACTAATGACATGGGAATTGTGGCTGTCACTGCAAAAGAAGGTGGTGATGAGGCTCTTTTAGAATTAGGATTGCAGATAGGCAGGCCTATAAAACTAATGCTTGCACAAGTAACACCGGATATTGAAACTGCTATAAGGGAGCTGGGAGTTGTCGCTGCAGAGTGGAAATTTGATGGTGCCAGGGTGCAGATACATAAAAAGGGCGATGAGGTCATCCTCTACTCCCGGCGCCTGGAGAACATCACAGGCTCGCTTCCCGACATTGTATCGTCAGTAAAGAGGGCAGTAAAAGCTGATTCTGCCATACTTGACGGGGAGGCTGTGGCGATTGACGAAAATGGAAGACCGAAACCATTCCAGGAGATCCTTAAGCGTCTCAGACGTAAACATGATGTACAGAACAAGGTAAGACACATACCACTTATTCTTAACCTTTTTGACATCATGTACCTTGATGGTGAAAGCCTTATAGAGCTCCCCCTGCAAAAGAGACGGGAATTCCTTGTAGCCTCTGTAGAGAACGATGATCTCGTCCGCGTGGACAGCCAGCTCATAACATCAGACCTTTCACAGATAGAAAACATGTATGAACAGGCATTGAGTGCAGGTCATGAAGGCATTATGATAAAGAACCCTGCATCTCCATATTCACCGGGAAAGCGGGGAAAGAACTGGCTTAAGAAAAAACCAGTTATGGAAACTCTGGACCTTGTAGTAATAGGGGCGGAATGGGGCTATGGCAGAAGGACAAGTTTTCTTGGTTCTTATGCATTGGCCTGTCATGACCCTGACACAGGCCAGTTCCTGCCGGTAGGTAAAGTGGCCACCGGAATATCTGATGAGCAACTGGCAGAACTAACAGAAATGTTCAGGGAACATGTCATTTCAGGATCCGGTACTAGTGTGGAGATCAGACCGCATATACTCTTTGAAGTGGCTTTCGAAGAGATACAGAAGAGCACGAACTATGAGTCTGGATATGCATTGCGCTTTCCACGGCTTGTACGTGTAAGAGATGATAAGTCACTGGAAGAGGTTGACACGCTGGAACGTCTTGAGGACATGTACAGGACCCAGCGTAAATGAGCATTCATAAGGTCATTAGAGTGTACTTTTTTGTTTCAAAAAGTATTATACCTATCACCCCATAACTTACAATCATATGAAAAATAAGTTGCTTGTAAGTATAGTGCTGATATCTTTTCTGGCATTTTCTGGATGTACAGACAAAGAAAACATGCCGGATACTGGCAGTAATACCAGTACAAATGTATCTGTAGATGACACAAAATACTTTGAAATATACATTGATAATTATGCCTTCCATCCTCAATCCATCACTATTTCCCGGGGCGATACGATAAGGTGGACAAACAATGATTCAGTGCCATTCATTGTCAAAAGCAGTGTATTCCAGTCCCCCACACTGACCAAAGACATGACCTTCACCTACACTTTCCATGAGAGACGTACATATAACTATTATCTTGCCACACATCCTTATACACAAAGTGGAACAATAGTGGTGGAGTAAAAAAACAGGTTCTGTCATATAATTTTCTTTTTTGGAAGAATTGAATAACTTGTGGCTATATATGACACGGAAATTGAGATGGAGAGGACATTCTATGGTAAACGCCGAAAATACTAAAGAGAAGCTTGATCCCAAACTTTACATCCTTTCCATTTCCAAGTTATTCAAAGATATGGGCACAGGTATACTTGCTTTTCTTATACCTCTGTACATAGTTCAAACCCATAGCTTCTTTGCACCGGGAATTCCCGATGTTGTAAAAGCAGGCATAGTAGCCACAGTATTTGGATTTAGCAATGCATTTTCCCAACCATTTTCAGGCAGATTATCAGACAGGCTGGATAAAAGAAAGTCTTTTGTAATATTCGGCCTTGCAGGTTTCATGGTGGTCTCGGTGCTTTATTCTCATGTTTCTATGTTCGAGCACGTGGTGCTTCTAAGAGCAGTACAGGGGATAACCGTCGGTGCAACAGTACCTGCCATCGTGGCAATGGTGACACATTTCTCAACATCCGGCACCAGGGGTAGAGCTATAGGCATATATTCAAGCATGAGGGGATTCGGTTATGGTATAGGTGCAATGATCGGTGGTATAGTAGCTACCTATTTTGGATTCACTGCCGGATTCTATTTGTGTGCTCTTCTGGGTTTTATAAGTTTACTACTTGTGCAGTTATTCGTGGGTGAGACACATAACAGGCATGAAAAAAGAAGAACAAAAGACCAGAATAATGATGGAGCATCACAGTTCCATGCCCTGTCCTTTGCAATGTTCATTATAATGGTCGGGATCATGATAATATTCGCTTTTCTCCCGGAATACGAGGTCCGCCTGCAAGCCTCGGAACTTTCTCTCAGTATTGCAGTGTCCGCATATGTCATTTCCAGAGTGATACTGCAAACTCCCATTGGTGTGCTCTCTGACAGATATGGACGCAAAAGGCTGATACTATACGGCCTGCTCCTGAATATACCAGTAGTGCTGGGATTAGGATATGTAACCAGGGTAGAAGAGCTCATAGTGCTGCGTGCCTTGCAGGGACTTTGCATGGCTTCTGTGGAAACCCCTGTCATGGCCCTTGCAGTGGAACTTGCAGGAGGTGCTTCCGTAAGTTCACGGATAAGCTCCATCACCAGCGCACAGGCAGCAGGTACAGCTTTTGGTCCCCTTATAGGAGGATTCCTTGGAGGATATGTATCTTTCACAATGCCTTTCTATGTATGCGCAGCCATGATGGCCATCTCACTGCTAGTGGTTATGTATATGGTTACAGAACCAAAACTCACTACCAATGCCAGCCCTGATGCATGAAGGTTATAATGAGAATTGGTATCTAAAGAGTTATGTTCAGCCGACAACACTCATATCAGCTATCCGAAGCGAAGGCGTTACTGTGCCGCCTACTTGCCTCAGATCCTTACCGGCACCATTTATAGTCCTAAGAATATTGAAAACATTTCCTGACAGCATAAGAGATCTGATAGGACTTGAAAGCTCTCCTTTCTCGATGATGAAGGCATTCCGTGCTTCTACTGAAAAGTCACCTGATAGGTAATTAGCGGTATGTGCTCCGATGACCGTGTTAATGTAGATCCCTTTATCCGTGTCTTCGATCACATTGCTTTGTTCATGTCCAATAATAAAATTGCGTGTCCCTACAGAGGGAGGTGAGGAATAGGAATGTCTTGAAGCGTTGCCTGTACTGCTTATACCTTCCTTGCCTGCAGTATAGGTATCATATAGATAGGACTTGAAAACACCTTTATCTATTACAGGAGTTGTCTGGGAAGGAATACCTTCATCATCCGCCATAGCTGTCTCAAGACCCCCTTCAAGAAGTCCATCGTCTGTTATAGATAACTTCTCACTTGCAATCATTTCTCCTTTACGTCCAATGAGACTGGACCTGCCTTTTTGAACATTGTCTGCATCAATAGCAGAGGAAAAGATACCTGTCAGAAGATCAGCAACTGCAAATGGATGCAGAATGATCTCTGTACGGTGAGGTTCAATGGAAATACCATTCTTTGACATGGATGCAAGTTCAGAAGCAGCCTTGCCCAAATTGAAAAAATCAATGTCCATTTTTCTAGACATGTCGTATTCATAGGCAGTGGTAGGTTCTTCCTGACCAGTTATAACATCTACGAACCCGCTTATTGCTGTTCCTCTGTCCTCTACCTCTATGCCATTACTATTTAATATCAAACGCCTGCTTACCACACGGGAAAACGAGCCTGCAGTTACAAGCACTTCAGGTAAAGATGATGCTCCTGCCAGCATGTTAGTGGAAAACTCTATACATTCGTCAAGTTCCATATCTTTGATACGGGGATCGAACGCACCCTTTATTTCGGGATACTTCCCATCAGTTGGAAAAGACTTCCATGCAGGATCCGTTCCTCTGATCCTGGCAGAGGAAACTGCTGTCCTTGCAGCTTCTTCCATTTTAGTGTCTATATTGGTACTTGAGAAACCAACAGCACCGTTAACAACTGCACGAATTCCCATTCCTTTATTTATGTTTTCCCTGGAACCTTCGATCACGCCTTTGCGAATGTCTATACTGGTCATTTCGCTTTTGACCAGATAGACCTCAGCCTCGTCGGCACCTGCTTTGAGGGCAGCACGGAGGGCTTTTCTTGCAATGTCATACATTCAGACACCTCCGACAACAGCCTTTGAGATGCAAATATGAGGAGAACCATCGCTCACAGGTACCAGCTGTCCGCCTTTGCCACATCTCCCGGAATTCATTTTCAGATCATTGCCCACATGTGTAACATTGTTGAGGATCTCAAGGGTCTTTCCGGACAGAGATACATCTCTCATGAGGGTTGTGATCTCTCCTTTTTCAATGAGATATGCCTTTTCTGCATTGAACTGGAATATGCCTTCACCAGTGTTGACCTGTCCGCCTCTGGAACCAATAAGGTACATTCCATCGCCTATTTCCTCAAGCATTTCTTCAAAGGTGGATTTGCCATTATCAAGATATGTATTGCTCATGCGCACTATAGGCATGGAATATCCCTGACACCTGCTGTGTCCGGGTTCGCCTCCAAGCTTTGCTGAAGTTTCTCTGGAATGCAGATAAGAACTCATAACACCATCCTTTATGATGGTAGTCTTTTGTGATTGTGCCCCTTCATCATCGAACGGGAAATAACCATATTCATGAAGCGTAGGATCATCCACTATAGTGATAAGGGGTGAAGCTATCTGTTTTCCAATCATATTCTCAAGTATGGAACTTCCCTCAAGCACCAGATCAGCTTCTGAAGCATGACCTACAGCCTCATGTACGAAAACTCCTGCAAGTTCTTGATCAAGTATCACAGGCATATTACCTCCCTTTGCAGGCTTGGCATGTATGAGCTGAAGGGCTTCGTTAGCTGCATTTGTTGCAAGCTCAAGAGCATCTGTTTCATCGAATATCTCATATCCTTTGACACCGAACTTGCTTTCCCTTCCTGCCTGGTAAATGCCATTCTCTGAGGCCACTGCACTAACAGCAAATCCGGATCTTATAAGCTCGTATTCACAATCCAGACCGTCAATGTTGTTATAACACACCTTGACTTCAGATTCAGAGTAGACGGCACTTGTGCTGCTTATCCCCTCAAGTTTTGCACGCTTGCTCATTTCCTTGAGCAGTGCTACTTTTTCTTCAATGGATATATCCCTTGGATCGACCTTTATGCGAGGAAGGTCTTTTAAAGTTGGTTTGCCTACCGTCTTGAGGTCTACTTTTTCTTTGGGATTGCGGGAATTCATACTAACAGCGAGCTCAGAAGCAGCATTTAGTGCTTTCTTCTCATTGAAATAGCCATCAGCTGAAGTAAAACCCCATGAACCACCACACAGAGCGCGTATGCCTCCTCCTCTTGTATAGTTCACAGATATCTCTTCAACGTTTCCATTGTCAATAATTATGGACGTAGTGGTAGCATCTACCACCCTTACGTCGTAAAAGTCAACATTTTTCATGGGAGTCATATTAAAACCAATATCCTCATGTGGGAACAACTTCAGGAATATCGAGGTTAAGCTTAAGGTTTGTTAGTTTCGAAAGCTTCTCTACTATTCTCTGTTTATCGACTCCCACAAGGCTGTGCTCTATAACTTCTATTATGTTAGTTACAG
This DNA window, taken from Methanomethylovorans hollandica DSM 15978, encodes the following:
- the htpX gene encoding zinc metalloprotease HtpX; the encoded protein is MGNMLKTTLLLASLTGLLVIVGRLIGGPSGMIIAFLFAIIMNFGTYWYSDKIVLRMYKAQEVTASEHPQLHNIVKKLATLADMPMPKVYIVHTAMPNAFATGRDPKHAAVAATTGILDLLTTEELEGVLAHEMAHVKNRDTLISAIAATIAGVISMIATWVQWAAIFGGLGGRDEEGSNNILGFLALAIVAPLAATIIQLAISRSREFAADEEGARISKKPWALASALEKLESGATLYRPRRGDVQASDNTAHMFIVNPLKGGGLSNLFRTHPATEERVARLRSM
- a CDS encoding ATP-dependent DNA ligase gives rise to the protein MTSFREFCRTCKVIEETAGSLDMTALVAELFSLVTSEELPVVTHFVMGEVFPAWSDEEVGLGTGILLNALSKSSGLPVKEIEDVVRETGDIGKTTVKVLGKISKGQATFSSFLDSPVELSIMEVYERFKDIAHATGKGSQTSRIKHLQYLFNSASAEDVGYIARLAIEDMRIGVGEGIVRDAIAKAFEVPVASVERGFMLTNDMGIVAVTAKEGGDEALLELGLQIGRPIKLMLAQVTPDIETAIRELGVVAAEWKFDGARVQIHKKGDEVILYSRRLENITGSLPDIVSSVKRAVKADSAILDGEAVAIDENGRPKPFQEILKRLRRKHDVQNKVRHIPLILNLFDIMYLDGESLIELPLQKRREFLVASVENDDLVRVDSQLITSDLSQIENMYEQALSAGHEGIMIKNPASPYSPGKRGKNWLKKKPVMETLDLVVIGAEWGYGRRTSFLGSYALACHDPDTGQFLPVGKVATGISDEQLAELTEMFREHVISGSGTSVEIRPHILFEVAFEEIQKSTNYESGYALRFPRLVRVRDDKSLEEVDTLERLEDMYRTQRK
- a CDS encoding TldD/PmbA family protein, with translation MYDIARKALRAALKAGADEAEVYLVKSEMTSIDIRKGVIEGSRENINKGMGIRAVVNGAVGFSSTNIDTKMEEAARTAVSSARIRGTDPAWKSFPTDGKYPEIKGAFDPRIKDMELDECIEFSTNMLAGASSLPEVLVTAGSFSRVVSRRLILNSNGIEVEDRGTAISGFVDVITGQEEPTTAYEYDMSRKMDIDFFNLGKAASELASMSKNGISIEPHRTEIILHPFAVADLLTGIFSSAIDADNVQKGRSSLIGRKGEMIASEKLSITDDGLLEGGLETAMADDEGIPSQTTPVIDKGVFKSYLYDTYTAGKEGISSTGNASRHSYSSPPSVGTRNFIIGHEQSNVIEDTDKGIYINTVIGAHTANYLSGDFSVEARNAFIIEKGELSSPIRSLMLSGNVFNILRTINGAGKDLRQVGGTVTPSLRIADMSVVG
- a CDS encoding homoserine dehydrogenase — encoded protein: MKTIKASIIGFGSVGQGVARVLLRKKEEFRSIGLEIMVVAVADSKTAVVDLEGVDLATVLERKESEGVVGDAHITGHDIIRDIEHDLVIETTPTNIDTGGVGLQNMLTAFSKKRHVVTSNKGPLALKYRELAALAEKSGCAFRFEATVGGAMPLLNLVRDTLAGNDVISIEGIFNGTCNYILTRMMEEHATYELMLAEAQELGIAEKDPAYDVEGIDTACKLVILANAIFGIDATYKDVQVTGISRITPEALMLAETDGYVIKLIGEVNKQRIQVAPRLVPIGHPLAVGGTMNVASLQTDLAGPVIVVGRGAGSIETASAILSDIVSICKE
- a CDS encoding MFS transporter; this translates as MVNAENTKEKLDPKLYILSISKLFKDMGTGILAFLIPLYIVQTHSFFAPGIPDVVKAGIVATVFGFSNAFSQPFSGRLSDRLDKRKSFVIFGLAGFMVVSVLYSHVSMFEHVVLLRAVQGITVGATVPAIVAMVTHFSTSGTRGRAIGIYSSMRGFGYGIGAMIGGIVATYFGFTAGFYLCALLGFISLLLVQLFVGETHNRHEKRRTKDQNNDGASQFHALSFAMFIIMVGIMIIFAFLPEYEVRLQASELSLSIAVSAYVISRVILQTPIGVLSDRYGRKRLILYGLLLNIPVVLGLGYVTRVEELIVLRALQGLCMASVETPVMALAVELAGGASVSSRISSITSAQAAGTAFGPLIGGFLGGYVSFTMPFYVCAAMMAISLLVVMYMVTEPKLTTNASPDA
- a CDS encoding allosteric regulator of homoserine dehydrogenase, translated to MRVSMDIELQDAPGQLVHALKPISEFRGNLVSVVHHHEKRTPRGTIPVQVVFETESLSITTLITKLENLGVGVIRVNEERYLERGTVVLIGHIVHTDLEDTIDTIDKTGYAEVVELHLSMPSINKSSSASFKLDAVGKKELRDAISLLRSIAQKKDLVLIEPIESEIL
- a CDS encoding cupredoxin domain-containing protein is translated as MKNKLLVSIVLISFLAFSGCTDKENMPDTGSNTSTNVSVDDTKYFEIYIDNYAFHPQSITISRGDTIRWTNNDSVPFIVKSSVFQSPTLTKDMTFTYTFHERRTYNYYLATHPYTQSGTIVVE
- a CDS encoding DUF488 domain-containing protein yields the protein MAKGPTCYTIGYGDRTLEEFISLILNSNITHLIDVRHYPHSWMEDFDKESLQTILPKNGIAYVHCAGVGGMRESSYSEYMETEEFNNSFTRLVAFILEVNSIDGNPVLMCAEKNPKDCHRRYLAQHLEQQSGIEIVHLTETGQMDLCSFF
- a CDS encoding DUF7343 domain-containing protein; this encodes MAEAAEVATVHGAVYDWETFKLLENTIVEVNSTPPQSQVAKYGLYSFDLPMGIYILKASYYENGELASYREEMLNITDGGDYLLDMLLLPAYPESNLNDSDLPEIPTLIEEENPLPGNNGSKSTIFLIVAGSLLIAGAIVFLVLKKKQSSQKAYLETSLYETEYSGSENTTDDGVSLPQDLQQVVNIIKANGGRITQRELRNKIHYSEAKVSLMISDLENRGIVEKYKKGRGNIIVLKYAEHQNI